The Daphnia carinata strain CSIRO-1 chromosome 9, CSIRO_AGI_Dcar_HiC_V3, whole genome shotgun sequence nucleotide sequence GTTTTGGAGCCATATACTAATCTCCAGATATGTATGGGGTTGCATCACTACACAGTAAACCCCTCGTTCGGAATCATTTCGTCCTGCGAGTTTCTCAAATGccagaaacgaaaagaaacgagCGACGCAGTTGTTGTTGCGTCTTGCGTGCGTACACCATTCTCATCAGATCAGTAGACAGAACCGAACGCAAGATGGCAGCCTTTGTTCTTATCGCATTTCTTTGATGGTTGACGAGttgtctttttctcttttaaatttttattttttgttttaaataatacattataatatgtatatatatattttttacgcGTTATAAGCTCAACAACAGGCGGTGTCTCAAGTGGGGGATGCATAAAGAGATAAAGAAACTCTCGCGATAGAATAACTGGGATATGCGTGTCAACGTCACTGTCAGCATGCCTGCCTTATTTGGgtctttttttgaattttaaactgGTCTCTCAACGACACGTATTGCAACACAACCCTAGAAAGCGAAAGACAGAcagagacagaaaaaaaaggacagtgCAGACATACCACAACGGATTTCTTAATTTCACGCTTGATTTTAAtcgacttatttttttttgttggcgcCGATAACGATGACAAAGATGTAATACATTCATTTGAACCAATTCTCCGTTCTGTGTAAACTGACGTAGATTGAACTGACATCATCAAGTTCTGTGACACGCCTTTGTAAATTACGTTTCTGCTGTAATTAAGCAGtttgaacgcaaaaaaaaatttacaatgaTATACAGAGGGATATTGAATTAATAATATAAGGTGGATATTTCGTGTCTTATATTGACGATCTTTTACCAACAGAATAAAAGTGGTTTCTGTCATAGCCCCAGTACTTGTATTTTGCCTTTGATTTTGTAACTCTGTTTTGAACGAAGattaatttcttttgatttaaatCTTTAACATTTTTGCTTATTGAATAGTAAATTTGGCAACCGAGGcaataggaaaaacaaaaacatgcaaGGCCAGGCGACTGTCAGTCGTCTGTCACTCTGTACGAGGGGGCGTTATTTGAAATAAAGATTGTGAAGATAAAAGATTCGCAGAATTATCGCACGACTGAGTTTGTCTACCTTTGAAAGCGAGTCAATCACGCTTCAGTATGCATTGGCGAATCTTCCTCGCCACTGTTATCTATGTAAATGGAATTCATGCGTCAGGAATCCTCTACCCCAGACCGTCTGAATCAAGGGAAACGCTAACCTTGGATGGAATTTGGAAATTTGCGATCGCTAACAGAACAGAACAAGATAAaggttttaaagaaaagtggTATGCAGTCCCTCTTCATCACGTAAGTCTACCAACTTGTAATGTCAAAATGTTGTTGCCAACagaaatgatgtttttttctgcaaTTAAATATGACTAGAATGTAGAAGTCATCGACATGCCAGTACCATCAAGTTATAATGATGTAACTCAAGATCCAAAAATTAGGGATCATATTGGCTGGGCTTGGTATCAAAGGGAGTTTTTCCTTCCCAAAAGCTGGAAATCACAGCGAGTCACCATCAGGTTTGGCAGTGTCAATTATTATGCAGTAGTGGTGAGTGTACATCAATCAAGAGATCTCTGAcagcaattcatttttaaaccaATATTGTTTATGACAGTGGATCAATGGTGTTGAAGTAACCAATCACTCAGGAGGTTATTTGCCTTTCACGGTCAAAATTACTGACTATTTGAAATTTGGACACTTAAACTGGATCACAGTAGCTGTTAACAGTTATTCTAATTAACTTGAATGTGTTAGTATTTGTGAGTATAAAtaactctgttttttttagacaCACTCACTCCATGGACCATCCCTCAGGGTAATTGGCAAAGagtcaaagaaaattttcagttaccgaatgaaatttaaatgcAGATGTGACTCTGaacaaaatcttttattttattagggAAAATTGTTTACCACAACGACTCTCAACGCTACCCCGCAGGTAACACGTTAACATGCTCATGGTTCGATAAATTTCTAGGTTACTAAACCTTctatgctctttttttttttttttttcttttctccaggCTATTATGAGCAACAATATAACTTTGGTAATGAACATGTCATCATGTCATAGCTGAATTTATATcggaattttttattttgttatttgcaCATCAACGAACCAAAGATTTCTTCAATTTTGCGGGCATTCACCGTCCTGTCGTATTATCTGCAACGCCAAAAACTTATATAGACGATATAACCATCAACACTACAAGTGTGACGGATTCTCTTGGCGTTATATTCTACTCGGTTGAGCTAGGAGGCCCGAAGATTGCCGCTTACTCAGTCGTTGCAGAAATTTATGATGCACAGCACCGCCTCGTTGGTCAAGCTAAGGGGCTCAAAGGCGAAATCAGCATTAATAATCCAAACTTGTGGTGGCCCCGAGGAATGAACGAGTCAGTCGGATACCTTTACACGCTCAAGGTTTTGACCCAAAAATacgtgtttttcgttttttcttctttacctaAAGCTGTCCCGACATTATTCGGTAACGCCTTTTCTACCCAAAGATTCAGCTATGGAACGATGCCAAAAACGTTGAGGGTGATGTTTACCGACTTCCATTTGGTATTCGTTTTATCGAATGGAATTCAACCGGTGTTTACATAAATGGAAAAAGCGTCTATTTTAAAGGATTTGGCCGGCACGAAGATGCAATTGTAAATTTTTAGGTCGTTCGCATTCACAATAGAAgtatttgtaaattttttatcttttttcagCTGAGAGGCCGTGGCTTGGACCTGGTCACATTAACCAAGGATTATAATTTGATGCGATGGATTGAAGCCAATGCATTCCGCACTTCACACTATCCCTACTCAGAAGAACTAATGGATTTGGCCGATCAACAAGGATTTCTAGTTATTGATGAAGTCCCAGCTGTTGGGCTTGAGTAAGAATAAACATTTACTGGTAtcataaacattaaaaaaataatcattttttaaatgatataTAGTAACTTCGATGATGAACTTTTGGAAGCCCACATGCAGACCTTGAAGGAACTGGTTCAACGCGACAAAAATCGCCCTGCAGTTGTAGTGTGGTCAATTGGCAACGAACCCCAATCACAAAAACAAGTCTCAGCGCACTATTTTGAGTATAATTTCAATCCTTATATTTCGTATTCTGAAAAGGAAACCAgtagcttttttctttttctgaaccGTTTAGTACTATTGTCAAGCTAGTCCATCGACTAGATTCATCGAGGCCTGTGACTTTAGTTCTGAACAAACCAAGTACCCAAGATGTTGCTGTGAGTCGATCTTCAGATAAGTGTAGTTAGTTGTCGTAGCTCCCTTACGTAGATATGCACATAACTAAGGTCACAGGTGGGTGTTTTCATGTTTAACATGTATTCAtgtttcaatcttttttttcttctatcgtGCGTTCTAGGCGTGTCGCTAATTATACCCGTTCATTGGATCTTGCCAGACCTGTGACCATGGTTTTGGCTCAATCCTACGCATCTGATTTAGCTGCAAGTTGCCGCTATTGCACAAAAACTAATTCCAAGAACCACGCACTAATTCGTCCatattttatttccattttttaaaggccCAGTTTCTGGACGTTATTTGCATAAATCGTTATTTCGGTTGGTACTCGGATACCGGCCACAGCGAACTTATAACATACCAGgtattttttgctttctacgaaaatgaaataaggcAAAATAAAAGTAACCGGTACCTAATTTACCTGATAGATGATAAAAGAAGTCACAGCTTGGCATGACAAACATTTAAAACCGGTTTTGGTAACCGAATATGGCGCTGGAGCTCTTGCCGGTCTACACACAGTAACTGAGTGGG carries:
- the LOC130700890 gene encoding beta-glucuronidase-like isoform X1, which encodes MHWRIFLATVIYVNGIHASGILYPRPSESRETLTLDGIWKFAIANRTEQDKGFKEKWYAVPLHHNVEVIDMPVPSSYNDVTQDPKIRDHIGWAWYQREFFLPKSWKSQRVTIRFGSVNYYAVVWINGVEVTNHSGGYLPFTVKITDYLKFGHLNWITVAVNNTLTPWTIPQGKIVYHNDSQRYPAGYYEQQYNFDFFNFAGIHRPVVLSATPKTYIDDITINTTSVTDSLGVIFYSVELGGPKIAAYSVVAEIYDAQHRLVGQAKGLKGEISINNPNLWWPRGMNESVGYLYTLKIQLWNDAKNVEGDVYRLPFGIRFIEWNSTGVYINGKSVYFKGFGRHEDAILRGRGLDLVTLTKDYNLMRWIEANAFRTSHYPYSEELMDLADQQGFLVIDEVPAVGLDNFDDELLEAHMQTLKELVQRDKNRPAVVVWSIGNEPQSQKQVSAHYFDTIVKLVHRLDSSRPVTLVLNKPSTQDVAAQFLDVICINRYFGWYSDTGHSELITYQMIKEVTAWHDKHLKPVLVTEYGAGALAGLHTDPPVVWTEDYQVVLMEQNFKAFDQLRQMGFLIGEMIWNFADFATPQEYFRPTGCMKGVFTRERQPKFAAHFLRRRYAQLT
- the LOC130700890 gene encoding beta-glucuronidase-like isoform X3; amino-acid sequence: MHWRIFLATVIYVNGIHASGILYPRPSESRETLTLDGIWKFAIANRTEQDKGFKEKWYAVPLHHNVEVIDMPVPSSYNDVTQDPKIRDHIGWAWYQREFFLPKSWKSQRVTIRFGSVNYYAVVWINGVEVTNHSGGYLPFTVKITDYLKFGHLNWITVAVNNTLTPWTIPQGKIVYHNDSQRYPAGYYEQQYNFDFFNFAGIHRPVVLSATPKTYIDDITINTTSVTDSLGVIFYSVELGGPKIAAYSVVAEIYDAQHRLVGQAKGLKGEISINNPNLWWPRGMNESVGYLYTLKIQLWNDAKNVEGDVYRLPFGIRFIEWNSTGVYINGKSVYFKGFGRHEDAILRGRGLDLVTLTKDYNLMRWIEANAFRTSHYPYSEELMDLADQQGFLVIDEVPAVGLDNFDDELLEAHMQTLKELVQRDKNRPAVVVWSIGNEPQSQKQVSAHYFDTIVKLVHRLDSSRPVTLVLNKPSTQDVAAQFLDVICINRYFGWYSDTGHSELITYQMIKEVTAWHDKHLKPVLVTEYGAGALAGLHTDPPVVWTEDYQVVLMEQNFKAFDQLRQMGFLIGEMIWNFADFATPQGSSRVVVNRKGMFTRERQPKSAARYLKLRYVNL
- the LOC130700890 gene encoding beta-glucuronidase-like isoform X2 → MHWRIFLATVIYVNGIHASGILYPRPSESRETLTLDGIWKFAIANRTEQDKGFKEKWYAVPLHHNVEVIDMPVPSSYNDVTQDPKIRDHIGWAWYQREFFLPKSWKSQRVTIRFGSVNYYAVVWINGVEVTNHSGGYLPFTVKITDYLKFGHLNWITVAVNNTLTPWTIPQGKIVYHNDSQRYPAGYYEQQYNFDFFNFAGIHRPVVLSATPKTYIDDITINTTSVTDSLGVIFYSVELGGPKIAAYSVVAEIYDAQHRLVGQAKGLKGEISINNPNLWWPRGMNESVGYLYTLKIQLWNDAKNVEGDVYRLPFGIRFIEWNSTGVYINGKSVYFKGFGRHEDAILRGRGLDLVTLTKDYNLMRWIEANAFRTSHYPYSEELMDLADQQGFLVIDEVPAVGLDNFDDELLEAHMQTLKELVQRDKNRPAVVVWSIGNEPQSQKQVSAHYFERVANYTRSLDLARPVTMVLAQSYASDLAAQFLDVICINRYFGWYSDTGHSELITYQMIKEVTAWHDKHLKPVLVTEYGAGALAGLHTDPPVVWTEDYQVVLMEQNFKAFDQLRQMGFLIGEMIWNFADFATPQEYFRPTGCMKGVFTRERQPKFAAHFLRRRYAQLT